From the Heliangelus exortis chromosome 14, bHelExo1.hap1, whole genome shotgun sequence genome, one window contains:
- the HMGB3 gene encoding high mobility group protein B3 isoform X2, with protein sequence MAKGDPKKPKGKMSAYAFFVQTCREEHKKKNPEVPVNFAEFSKKCSERWKTMSSKEKAKFDEMAKADKVRYDREMKDYGPAKGGKKKKDPNAPKRPPSGFFLFCSEFRPKIKSTNPGISIGDVAKKLGEMWNNLSDGEKQPYNNKAAKLKEKYEKDVADYKSKGKFDGAKGAATKAARKKVEEEDEEEEDDEEEEDEDDDDE encoded by the exons ATGGCTAAAGGTGACCCGAAGAAGCCCAAGGGCAAGATGTCTGCCTATGCCTTCTTTGTGCAGACGTGCCGTGAggaacataagaaaaagaacCCAGAGGTTCCAGTCAACTTTGCAGAGTTTTCCAAGAAGTGCTCAGAGAGGTGGAAG acCATGTCAAGCAAGGAGAAGGCTAAATTTGATGAAATGGCAAAGGCTGACAAGGTACGATATGATAGAGAAATGAAGGACTATGGACCAGCTAAGGGTGGCAAGAAGAAGAAGGACCCCAATGCTCCAAAACGACCACC GTCtggcttcttcctcttctgttcAGAGTTCCGCCCCAAGATCAAGTCCACAAACCCTGGCATATCTATCGGGGATGTAGCAAAGAAACTGGGTGAAATGTGGAACAACCTCAGTGATGGTGAAAAGCAGCCTTATAATAATAAGGCAgctaaactgaaggagaagtaCGAGAAG GATGTTGCAGACTACAAGTCTAAAGGAAAGTTTGATGGCGCAAAGGGAGCAGCAACCAAAGCTGCTCGGAAAAAGGTAGAGGAAGAAGacgaagaggaggaggatgatgaagaagaggaggatgaagatgatgatgatgaataA
- the HMGB3 gene encoding high mobility group protein B3 isoform X1 yields the protein MSGRGGCFKRQSPAANQAALVGSQREAEPRRAPRRALRSSSCPHYREQYRVNMAKGDPKKPKGKMSAYAFFVQTCREEHKKKNPEVPVNFAEFSKKCSERWKTMSSKEKAKFDEMAKADKVRYDREMKDYGPAKGGKKKKDPNAPKRPPSGFFLFCSEFRPKIKSTNPGISIGDVAKKLGEMWNNLSDGEKQPYNNKAAKLKEKYEKDVADYKSKGKFDGAKGAATKAARKKVEEEDEEEEDDEEEEDEDDDDE from the exons ATGAGCGGGCGAGGAGGTTGTTTTAAACGGCAGAGCCCCGCAGCCAATCAGGCCGCTCTCGTAGGCAGCCAACGCGAGGCTGAGCCGCGCCGAGCCCCGCGTCGTGCCCTGCGCTCCAGCTCCTGTCCACACTACCGCGAACAATACAG AGTCAACATGGCTAAAGGTGACCCGAAGAAGCCCAAGGGCAAGATGTCTGCCTATGCCTTCTTTGTGCAGACGTGCCGTGAggaacataagaaaaagaacCCAGAGGTTCCAGTCAACTTTGCAGAGTTTTCCAAGAAGTGCTCAGAGAGGTGGAAG acCATGTCAAGCAAGGAGAAGGCTAAATTTGATGAAATGGCAAAGGCTGACAAGGTACGATATGATAGAGAAATGAAGGACTATGGACCAGCTAAGGGTGGCAAGAAGAAGAAGGACCCCAATGCTCCAAAACGACCACC GTCtggcttcttcctcttctgttcAGAGTTCCGCCCCAAGATCAAGTCCACAAACCCTGGCATATCTATCGGGGATGTAGCAAAGAAACTGGGTGAAATGTGGAACAACCTCAGTGATGGTGAAAAGCAGCCTTATAATAATAAGGCAgctaaactgaaggagaagtaCGAGAAG GATGTTGCAGACTACAAGTCTAAAGGAAAGTTTGATGGCGCAAAGGGAGCAGCAACCAAAGCTGCTCGGAAAAAGGTAGAGGAAGAAGacgaagaggaggaggatgatgaagaagaggaggatgaagatgatgatgatgaataA